The following are encoded in a window of Perca fluviatilis chromosome 21, GENO_Pfluv_1.0, whole genome shotgun sequence genomic DNA:
- the LOC120550946 gene encoding histone H1.0-B, with protein MAETSAAPAKAKKAAKPKKAASHPKYSEMIKAAIIHDATRSGASRQSIQKYVRKNYKVGENADVQIKLALKRMVAIGILRHTKGVGASGSFRMNKPEDSKKSTKAPAPVKAKKAVKPKPKKAAKPKKVAKTPEKPKKAAAKKVKKVVKKVTPTKPKKAPAKKPKAAKPKAKPAKRAAKPKAKTPKKAAKTAKKK; from the coding sequence ATGGCAGAGACGTCGGCAGCTCCAGCCAAAGCCAAAAAGGCAGCAAAGCCCAAGAAAGCCGCTTCTCATCCCAAGTACTCGGAGATGATTAAAGCGGCCATCATTCACGACGCCACTCGGAGTGGAGCGTCCCGGCAGTCCATCCAGAAGTACGTGAGGAAGAACTATAAGGTGGGCGAGAACGCCGATGTGCAGATTAAACTGGCCCTGAAGAGGATGGTGGCAATAGGGATTCTGCGCCACACCAAAGGCGTCGGCGCGTCCGGATCCTTCAGGATGAACAAACCAGAGGACTCCAAAAAGTCAACCAAGGCACCGGCACCTGTCAAAGCAAAGAAGGCAGTGAAGCCCAAACCCAAGAAAGCGGCGAAGCCCAAGAAGGTGGCCAAGACGCCGGAAAAACCCAAAAAGGCAGCtgcaaagaaagtgaaaaaggtCGTGAAAAAGGTGACACCAACGAAACCCAAAAAGGCACCAGCTAAGAAACCCAAGGCAGCCAAACCCAAGGCAAAACCAGCAAAGAGGGCAGCCAAGCCCAAGGCAAAGACGCCCAAAAAGGCAgccaaaacagcaaaaaagaaGTAA